CCATCTTTATATCCTTTTAATGCAGCAACAGTTTTTTCAACTGGCCAACCAGCAATTACATGAGATTTACCTAAAGCTTTTTTTTCAGCTTTTGCACCGTGACATGCTGCACATGGTGCCCAATTAGCTGCCATTAATGAACCAGCAACAATCATTGTTCCTAAAACAATTTTTTTCATTTGTTCTCCTTAATATAATAAGACGTAAATTTTAGCAATTTATTCTTTTATTAAACTTATAAGAAAGCCCTAAAATAGGGCTTTCTAGATATGATAATCATTATTGATAAATATAAGATAATAAAGTTACTTTTATATTATTTTTTAGGTTGTTTCATTTTTAATTAAGAAAAGATCAAAAAGCTTATAAAGATCAGAAGTGTTAATAGGTTTACTTAAGTAACCATCCATACCTAAACTTAAGAATTTTTCTTTATCACCTTTTACTGCATTAGCAGT
This genomic interval from Halarcobacter mediterraneus contains the following:
- a CDS encoding c-type cytochrome is translated as MKKIVLGTMIVAGSLMAANWAPCAACHGAKAEKKALGKSHVIAGWPVEKTVAALKGYKDGSYGGAMKGVMKGQTARLSDADIQDLAKQIAAF